From Chloroflexota bacterium:
GGGGTGAAGGTCGGCGTGGGGCCCGGGCGTGTCGTGGGCGTGGGGGGGGGGATCGGGGTGGGCGTCGCAGGCGGCAGGATCGCCGTGGCGGGGGCGACACCGGACGCCTGCGCCAGCGCTGGCGTGTTCGTGAGCGAGGTCGGGCGTGGCGTGCGCGTCGGGCGCGGTACAAAGCTGCCGCACGCCAGGATCAGCAGGCTCACGAGGATGGTGATCAGGATGATGATGGGGTTGTGTGCTTTCCGTTGGCCCATGTCTCGTTCGTTCTCTCCGATGGCATTGGCTCTCATGTTGGTGCCGTTGTGCGGCCGAGCGTGGGAGCTCGGCCTGCTGTGTATGGCCGGACTGTCTTCAGCGGCGCCAGCTCCCATGCTGGCGCTGGTGTGCGGCCGAGCGTGGGAGCCTACGGCCTGCGTGTGGCCGGACGCGAGATCTCGGTTCGTTCGTGATCGTGTCTTTAGCGGCGCTGGCTCTCATGCGGGCGCTGTTGTACGGCCGGGCGTGGAAGCTCGGCCTGCGTGTGGCCGGGCGTGAGATCTTGGTTCGTTCGTGATTGTGTCTTCAGCGGCGCTGGCTCTCATGCGGGCGCTGTTATGCGGCCGAGCGTGGGAGCTCGGCCTGCTGTGTATGGCCGGACTATCTTCAGCGGCGCCAGCTCCCATGCTGGCGCTGGTGTGCGGCCGAGCGTGGGAGCCTACGGCCTGCTGGGTGTGCAGCCGGTGTGGGGGCTCGATCGGCTGAGTGTGCCGTCCCTACTCGTCGCTCGCCGACAGGAGTAGCCTGAGCTGGCGGGCGGTGTCCACCGCCTGTCCCTGCCAGTGGTTGTTCGCGAACAGATAGACGCTCTGCGCCTTCTCCGCCAGGGAGCGGATCTTCGGCACCCACTCCTGTAGCTCCTCGACCGAGTAGCTGTAGTCGTACCGCTCCCATGCTTGCTCGTGTTGCCACCACTTGGCCGCGTTGCGCCCGTGGAAGCGTACGTAGGCTACGTCCGCCGTCGCCCGGGCGATGGGTGGCACGAGCCCCCGCAGCCGTGGCTGGTCCACGCAGCAGAACCCCATCCCCAGCCGCTCCAACAGCTCGAAGGTCGCCTCGGTGATCCAGCCTCGGTGGCGGAACTCGACCACCACGGGGAGGTCGGCCAGCCCCTCCCGCAGCCGCGCCAGGTACGCCCGGTTCTCGGCGTTGGCCTTGAAGGAGTACGGGAACTGGGCCAGCACGCATCCGAACTTGTCCTGCTCGATCAGCGGCCTCAGCGCGTCCCGGAACGCGGCGTACGCCTCGGGCGTCGCCTCCTCACGCTTGTGGGTGAGCACGTCCGTCGCCTTGAGCGTGAAGCGGAACCCGGGCGGCACCTTCTCGGCCAGCTGCGCCAGCGTCCTGGCGTTGGGCAGGCGGTAGTAGGTGAAGTTCAGCTCGCAGGCCCGAAACTCCCTGGCGTAGTAGCTCAGCCACTCCTGCTTGGGCAAGTCGGGCGGATAGAAGGGCCCAACCCAGTCGTTATAAGAAAAGCCCGACGTGCCGATATACAGTTCAGCCATCGATCCCCCCTGGCGGCCATTGCCCCCTTGCCAGTTCACCTATTCACCGCCTTGCCGGTCCGAGAATACGACGATGTGATGAAAGACGATAGGCGAAAGATGACCGCGTCCCCGGCTCACCTTGCCACCGTGTCCCGGCTCCCGATCGTGCCATCTGTATCTCACAGATCAGTGGGATGCTCTTGTGGTGTGCGTTCAAATGCGCTCAGAGCGGACAACAGTTCGCGACACCGACACGGAGATGGTTATCCTCTTTGAGCGGGTTCGTCGTCCGCCTCCTCGCTGACTCGCCTCCTCGCTGACTCGCTTCCTCGCTGATTCGCCTCCTCGCTGATTCGCTCACTTGCCCACCCGCACCGTCTGCTCCAGCCGGGCGTGGTCGGAGCCGTCCACCAGCGGCAGGCGGGTCACGGTGGCCGGGTCGTACATGCCCACGGCCAGCCAATATTCCCCTTCCGGCGCATCGGGCGCCACCGACACCGGGTGGACGTCCGTCACGACCTCGCCGGGGAGCCATCCGCTCATGGGCAGACCGCCGCCGCCCGGCGGGCTGTCGTGCTGCCCACGCAGCCCGTCCGGGCCCACCAGGTGCACGAAGACGGTGTAGTTCGGCGAGGGTGCATCGCCCGCCTTCCAGTATAGCGTGACCTTCAGCTCCTCGCCCGGCTTGACGCGTGTGGGCTCCAGGTCGTATCCCAGCAATTGCACCCCGTTCTGCCACTGGGCCTTCTGGGTGTACTGCATGCGCGGCGGCCCGAAGCGGCGCCACCGCTCAATGCGCATCGGCATGCCGCCCAGGTCGGTGCGGAAGGCCATCAGCTCCACCAACGTGCCGTCGGAGGCCAGTGGCATCAGCAGGCGGGAGTCCACCACCCGGGGGCGCAGCCGGGCGCCCATGTCCCACGGATCCGTGCCCCGCACCACGCCCAGCGCCACCCGGTACTCCGGGTATTGCGCCGTCCACCACGGCATGTCGCTGATCTCCAGCTTGATCGTCTCGCCGGGTTGCCAGCGACTGGTGGGATACCAATACTGTACCCCGGGCCGCTCCGTCAGGTCCATGCCGCCGATCACCTGGCCCTCGCCGTCCAGCAGGTAGAGCGCGATGGCGTAATCCTCGTCCATGGGGCGCAGCGCCTGGAAGTAGAAGAAGAACCGCAGCGGGGTCTGGGGCATCTCCGTGTGACGGCCGCTCCACAGGTCGAACCCGATCAGCCGCAGCGCGGGCTCGCCCTCGCCCGGCGGGGTGAATTCCACCACGGCCTTGTAGTCGGGCCGGGGATCGTCTACCCGGGCGAAGTCGTAGAAGCCATCGGGCAGCGGCTGCGGGGGAGCGCCGCGCTTCAGGAGCAGATAGCCGTCCTCCGCCCGCACGATGCCGAACTCACCCTCCCGGATCATGGCCTCGATATCGGCGAACATGTTGCGCTTGTTGGCCAGCGAGGAGACGTCCACGAAGATGTACTCCGCGTCCCCCACGTAGGGGAAGCGGTAGAGCACGCGCCGCTGGGAAACGTGCGGGTTCAGGTTGGGCTGGGCGGACACGGAGGCGTCGGGCGGGATCTGGCGGGCGATCTCCTCGCCCAGCCGGTGGTGCTCGGTGACCCGATAGGGCTCGAAGGCCCGGGCCAGCGGCGTGTAGCCGTGGTAGTAATGGTAGAAAAGGGCGGCCGCCAGGGCCCAGGTGGTGATCGCCGCCACGGCGATGGGGCGGCGGCCGGGCCATCTGCGCTCGACCCATTCGCATAGCCAGGCGCTACCCAGGACAGCGGAGATCATCAGGCCCGGCACGATGGGGGCGACGTAGTGGTACTTCTGCACGAAGTGCATCGGCTCGTGATCGCTGAGCAGGTTGATGGCCAGGTCGGGCAGGGCGAAGCTCAGCGTGATCGGGTGGAGCAGGGAGAGGAACCCCACCTGGAAGAACAGATCCCGCAGGTAGGCCAGGTTGCGTGAGGTCAGCAGCGCGCCCAGGACCACGTCCGGGCGCAGGATGATGGCGCGGGCCAGGCCCAGCGGGCCGTCGCCGATGTCGCCGTAATAGCGCAGATAAGGGGATCGATCCCCCTCGAAGTACGGGATGATGACGCCCACGGCCAGCGCGAACCAGACCAGGGCCACGGCCGCCGCGGCCAGCCCCTGACGGGGGCGTCGCAGCCGCCAGGCGATGTACAGCCCCATCAGGAAGACGGTCGCCGGGATCTCCTCTTTGGTCGCCATGGCCAGGATGGCGAAGAGCCAGAAGAGGCCGAAGCGGCCCTTTTGTGC
This genomic window contains:
- a CDS encoding DUF72 domain-containing protein, producing MAELYIGTSGFSYNDWVGPFYPPDLPKQEWLSYYAREFRACELNFTYYRLPNARTLAQLAEKVPPGFRFTLKATDVLTHKREEATPEAYAAFRDALRPLIEQDKFGCVLAQFPYSFKANAENRAYLARLREGLADLPVVVEFRHRGWITEATFELLERLGMGFCCVDQPRLRGLVPPIARATADVAYVRFHGRNAAKWWQHEQAWERYDYSYSVEELQEWVPKIRSLAEKAQSVYLFANNHWQGQAVDTARQLRLLLSASDE
- a CDS encoding DUF2079 domain-containing protein; this encodes MRDERRITQDVAAIHGSPLRHTLPYTLAVWALVLAYAGLFTWLSVTRHRAFMTNAFDLGNVDQAVWNTAHGRPLAFTNWRGVDLDLATDNRMAMHFEPIYFLIAPIYWVWSSPEALLVLQTVVLALGAWPVYWLAAEKLKRRWAGVAFAAIYLLLPGLEAANLWEFHAVSLAAPLLLFSFYYAQKGRFGLFWLFAILAMATKEEIPATVFLMGLYIAWRLRRPRQGLAAAAVALVWFALAVGVIIPYFEGDRSPYLRYYGDIGDGPLGLARAIILRPDVVLGALLTSRNLAYLRDLFFQVGFLSLLHPITLSFALPDLAINLLSDHEPMHFVQKYHYVAPIVPGLMISAVLGSAWLCEWVERRWPGRRPIAVAAITTWALAAALFYHYYHGYTPLARAFEPYRVTEHHRLGEEIARQIPPDASVSAQPNLNPHVSQRRVLYRFPYVGDAEYIFVDVSSLANKRNMFADIEAMIREGEFGIVRAEDGYLLLKRGAPPQPLPDGFYDFARVDDPRPDYKAVVEFTPPGEGEPALRLIGFDLWSGRHTEMPQTPLRFFFYFQALRPMDEDYAIALYLLDGEGQVIGGMDLTERPGVQYWYPTSRWQPGETIKLEISDMPWWTAQYPEYRVALGVVRGTDPWDMGARLRPRVVDSRLLMPLASDGTLVELMAFRTDLGGMPMRIERWRRFGPPRMQYTQKAQWQNGVQLLGYDLEPTRVKPGEELKVTLYWKAGDAPSPNYTVFVHLVGPDGLRGQHDSPPGGGGLPMSGWLPGEVVTDVHPVSVAPDAPEGEYWLAVGMYDPATVTRLPLVDGSDHARLEQTVRVGK